In Candidatus Sulfurimonas marisnigri, a single genomic region encodes these proteins:
- the miaA gene encoding tRNA (adenosine(37)-N6)-dimethylallyltransferase MiaA: MKQLAIIGPTASGKSDLAINIAKKTDAYILSIDSLSIYKEIDIVSAKPSSTELNSVKHFGINVIDPDEYFSVNIFIDLYKELLSTCRSENKNLIIVGGTSFYLKSLLDGLSKLPEINNEIKQHVELKLKNLKECYQFLYDLDTTYMKDISPNDKYRIEKALLIYESSSLTPSEWFIQNPPKPIIENLDIYNIHADREILRQRISKRTSKMLELGLIDEVCALEKKYTRTPHSMNSIGIVEVLEYLDGKVTKDAMIDNISTHTSQLAKRQQTFNRTQFKDIVSAPLEKLEELILSQIS, translated from the coding sequence ATGAAACAACTAGCCATTATTGGTCCTACAGCATCCGGTAAAAGTGATTTAGCTATAAATATTGCTAAAAAAACAGATGCTTACATACTCTCAATCGACTCGCTTAGTATCTATAAAGAGATTGATATAGTCTCTGCTAAACCTTCCTCTACTGAACTAAACTCTGTTAAACATTTTGGTATAAATGTAATTGATCCGGATGAGTACTTCAGTGTAAATATATTTATAGATTTATATAAAGAGCTACTATCTACATGTAGGAGTGAAAATAAGAATCTCATCATAGTTGGCGGTACATCTTTTTATCTAAAATCACTTCTTGATGGACTCTCAAAGTTACCAGAAATCAATAATGAAATAAAACAACATGTAGAGTTAAAACTGAAAAATTTAAAAGAGTGTTATCAGTTTTTATATGACTTGGATACTACGTATATGAAAGACATTTCTCCAAACGACAAGTATAGAATTGAAAAAGCGTTACTTATTTACGAATCCTCTAGTCTAACACCATCTGAGTGGTTTATACAAAATCCACCAAAACCTATTATAGAAAATCTTGATATTTACAATATACATGCAGATAGAGAAATTTTACGCCAAAGAATCTCAAAAAGAACATCTAAGATGTTAGAGCTTGGATTAATAGATGAAGTGTGTGCCTTAGAAAAAAAGTATACAAGAACACCGCATTCTATGAACTCTATAGGGATTGTTGAAGTTTTAGAGTACCTTGACGGCAAAGTTACAAAAGATGCTATGATTGATAATATTTCAACCCATACGTCTCAATTAGCAAAAAGACAACAGACTTTTAATCGCACTCAGTTTAAAGATATTGTTAGCGCTCCACTAGAAAAGCTAGAGGAGCTTATACTTTCTCAAATCTCCTGA
- a CDS encoding DUF7494 domain-containing protein, whose product MLKTILLILLLSNISTPLLFALEISIQGAKENHQDFSTLHLRDEDKFLCQDMKNDFDEIVKIVCAFSKSPSQKLKKIQNNFFEITTEVNKKTFFLIIKPYQKMKLLPIEFNLTKDDTVFSSNVKLSNHWMLIGYKNKLPYLKKNSDLDVSINFPFTFSEDKLPYVGSLDMQGNPVHIERVGDVSQYIKIKKLYDDKEYEFTLELIEEVIKEYPDSLFTAELLYYKMKVYSKLMLYDELIDVVKVYLKEYSSDENVPEVISMAAKSYYKMGLGTDADYFFDRLFTEHDNTVYAQWGYIYKGEMLDSSGSATQARSLFKKALEQTSDIDVAATAAYRLAQNFILSDKFKEASLYANKVAKAKPIYFIESIPESIDMMYDFSDNEGYITAASIAKALFENIKNDHEEHEILLKNRGVWLSKTKNKKEAYEALTLYLKLFSDGLYEQEVKAAKDGLFFDISDDNVTTKLANYEKLMSEYLGDSIGNKAIYEKAKLLIENSRFREVLGLEEKLLKLDVEEYKDVGAMITSSAIGTMKQALEVKECGSVLEIASKYKIELSDEWDDGIYECAMKGADYELAKKTSDKNLKSKDLQERKKWLYRYIKIDFATGNYSNVIEASKDLITLIEDNKNSDYKDIYRYLFDTYSRLENSIKMIDSMAEIEKVYGLDYLDIERYISLISVGSQKKDNNLVVLYGEKVMKIQSQSNSNAQSPFVEFALYEAYSKREDFNKALEVIKSLDNIELKNNTRARQKYLLGSVYSKLWRDDDASKAYKDSIYADKESSWAKLAKAAQEI is encoded by the coding sequence TTGTTAAAAACCATACTCTTAATCCTGTTACTATCTAATATATCAACTCCACTTCTTTTTGCCCTTGAAATTTCTATTCAAGGTGCAAAAGAGAATCATCAAGACTTCTCAACACTTCATTTAAGAGATGAAGATAAATTTTTATGCCAAGATATGAAAAATGATTTTGACGAAATAGTTAAAATAGTGTGTGCATTTTCAAAGTCTCCATCGCAAAAATTAAAAAAAATACAAAACAATTTCTTTGAGATAACTACAGAGGTAAATAAAAAAACTTTTTTTTTAATAATTAAACCATATCAAAAGATGAAACTTTTGCCAATTGAATTTAATTTAACTAAAGATGATACTGTTTTTAGTTCTAATGTTAAGCTCTCAAATCATTGGATGCTGATTGGCTATAAAAATAAATTACCATATCTTAAGAAGAACTCTGACTTAGACGTATCCATAAACTTCCCATTTACATTTTCAGAGGATAAGTTGCCTTATGTCGGGAGTTTAGATATGCAAGGAAACCCAGTGCATATAGAAAGAGTTGGGGATGTCTCCCAGTATATAAAAATAAAAAAACTTTATGATGACAAGGAATATGAATTTACATTGGAGCTTATTGAGGAAGTTATAAAAGAGTATCCAGACTCACTATTTACAGCTGAATTACTATATTATAAGATGAAAGTATATTCTAAATTAATGCTATATGATGAGTTGATTGATGTTGTAAAAGTCTATCTAAAAGAGTACTCTTCTGATGAAAATGTTCCTGAAGTTATATCGATGGCTGCTAAATCTTACTATAAAATGGGTTTGGGTACTGATGCTGATTACTTTTTCGACCGACTTTTCACTGAACATGATAATACAGTTTATGCTCAGTGGGGCTACATATATAAAGGTGAGATGTTGGATTCATCGGGAAGTGCCACTCAAGCAAGGTCATTATTCAAAAAGGCATTGGAACAAACTTCTGATATAGATGTAGCCGCAACCGCAGCATATAGATTAGCACAAAATTTTATATTATCAGATAAATTCAAAGAAGCATCTTTGTATGCAAATAAAGTGGCAAAAGCTAAACCTATCTACTTTATAGAATCAATACCGGAATCTATTGACATGATGTATGATTTTTCTGACAATGAAGGTTATATTACAGCAGCATCTATAGCAAAAGCCCTCTTTGAAAATATAAAAAATGATCATGAGGAGCATGAAATACTCTTGAAAAACAGAGGAGTATGGCTTAGTAAAACAAAAAATAAAAAAGAAGCTTATGAAGCCTTAACTTTATACTTAAAGCTATTCTCTGATGGTCTTTATGAACAAGAGGTAAAAGCTGCTAAAGATGGTCTGTTTTTTGATATAAGTGATGATAATGTAACAACTAAACTGGCAAATTATGAGAAACTAATGAGTGAATACCTCGGGGACAGTATAGGAAACAAAGCTATATATGAAAAAGCTAAACTGCTTATTGAAAATTCTAGATTCAGAGAGGTTCTAGGATTAGAGGAAAAACTTCTTAAGCTAGATGTCGAAGAGTATAAAGATGTTGGAGCTATGATAACATCTTCGGCAATAGGCACTATGAAGCAAGCATTAGAAGTAAAAGAGTGCGGCAGTGTATTGGAAATAGCATCAAAATATAAAATAGAACTTTCAGATGAGTGGGATGATGGGATATATGAGTGTGCCATGAAAGGTGCTGATTATGAACTTGCTAAAAAGACGTCAGACAAGAATTTAAAATCAAAAGATCTACAAGAGAGAAAGAAGTGGTTATATAGATATATAAAAATTGATTTTGCCACTGGAAATTACAGCAATGTTATAGAAGCATCAAAAGATTTAATAACTCTTATTGAAGATAATAAAAATTCAGATTACAAAGATATTTATAGGTATCTCTTTGATACATATTCTAGATTAGAAAACAGTATAAAGATGATAGATAGTATGGCTGAGATAGAAAAAGTTTATGGGTTAGATTATTTAGATATAGAGAGATATATATCGTTAATATCAGTAGGCAGCCAAAAAAAAGATAATAATTTAGTTGTTTTGTATGGTGAAAAAGTTATGAAAATACAATCTCAATCTAACTCAAATGCTCAGAGTCCTTTTGTCGAGTTTGCACTTTATGAGGCTTATTCAAAAAGAGAAGATTTTAACAAAGCACTAGAAGTTATAAAGTCACTAGACAATATTGAGTTAAAAAACAATACAAGAGCAAGACAAAAATACCTGTTAGGTAGTGTATACAGTAAGTTATGGAGAGATGATGATGCTTCAAAGGCTTATAAAGATTCTATATATGCCGACAAAGAATCATCTTGGGCTAAATTAGCAAAAGCAGCTCAGGAGATTTGA
- the nuoN gene encoding NADH-quinone oxidoreductase subunit NuoN, with product MLSPVNISMESLNLMTLAPMLIPIIGALLILVIDLFKSGQDKSLYVMISLLVLGIDFAALLDSAGIFTQNGTVMGVFDVMLIDGLAILSQFIIVAASMLFIPLALTHKRFHEFSYPEFFALFLFMIAGFQFMVATDNLILIFVGLETASLALYTLIAMHNRDKSFEAAVKYFTMGALAAGFFSFGSMVFYALTGSVEINQIASVLSANNFADIGFVLVGVVFLLASFGFKLSMVPFHTWTPDVYEGSSAALAGYMSIVPKIAAFVVAMRLFEFLIHSGIVWLEVVLYIGVVLTMTMANIWALVQTDVKRMLAYSSISHAGFVMAAILIGTTQSNSALFLYWILFSFTNLGSFSMLWISRQKNLPAHQNSDHSYDKFAGMVKTSPVAASIMALFMLSLAGLPPFALFWGKLYMISAAITGGYTVLALIMALNSAIAGYYYLKLIVYMFMKEPLVGNDGHVYVSNATLPLKTIIGFAAIGTIFAFLTLNPLLEFVTSFVYNSGY from the coding sequence ATGTTATCACCAGTAAATATTTCAATGGAATCACTAAACTTAATGACTTTAGCACCAATGCTAATACCAATAATTGGTGCTCTTTTAATCTTAGTTATAGACCTATTCAAAAGCGGACAAGACAAATCTTTATATGTAATGATAAGTTTGCTTGTACTAGGAATAGATTTTGCGGCACTGTTGGATTCAGCAGGTATATTTACCCAAAACGGCACAGTTATGGGTGTTTTCGATGTAATGCTTATAGATGGTCTTGCAATTCTATCTCAGTTTATTATAGTTGCAGCATCAATGCTTTTTATCCCATTAGCATTAACACATAAGAGATTCCATGAGTTCTCATACCCTGAGTTCTTTGCACTATTCTTGTTTATGATAGCAGGCTTCCAATTTATGGTTGCAACTGATAACTTAATATTAATCTTTGTAGGATTAGAGACAGCTTCTTTAGCACTATATACTCTGATTGCTATGCATAACCGTGATAAGTCATTTGAGGCTGCTGTTAAGTACTTTACAATGGGTGCTTTAGCTGCAGGTTTTTTTAGTTTTGGTTCTATGGTCTTTTATGCACTTACAGGCTCAGTGGAGATAAATCAGATAGCTTCAGTTCTTTCTGCAAACAACTTTGCTGATATAGGATTTGTACTTGTTGGTGTTGTCTTCCTTTTAGCTTCTTTTGGCTTCAAGCTTTCAATGGTTCCATTTCATACTTGGACACCAGATGTTTATGAAGGTTCATCTGCAGCATTAGCTGGATACATGTCAATAGTTCCAAAAATAGCTGCATTTGTAGTTGCTATGAGACTATTTGAGTTTTTAATTCATAGTGGAATAGTTTGGTTAGAGGTAGTTTTATATATTGGTGTAGTTCTTACTATGACTATGGCAAATATATGGGCACTTGTTCAAACTGATGTAAAAAGAATGCTTGCATACAGCTCAATCTCTCATGCAGGTTTTGTTATGGCAGCAATATTAATAGGTACTACACAATCAAACAGTGCTCTATTTTTATACTGGATTTTATTTAGTTTTACTAACTTAGGTTCATTTTCTATGCTTTGGATATCAAGACAGAAAAATCTTCCAGCCCATCAAAACTCAGATCATAGTTATGATAAGTTCGCAGGAATGGTAAAAACATCTCCAGTAGCTGCATCAATTATGGCTCTGTTTATGTTAAGTTTAGCTGGTCTGCCACCATTCGCTCTATTTTGGGGTAAGTTATATATGATTAGTGCAGCAATAACAGGTGGATATACAGTATTAGCACTTATTATGGCACTTAACTCTGCTATAGCTGGTTACTATTATTTGAAACTTATAGTATATATGTTTATGAAAGAACCATTAGTAGGTAATGACGGACATGTATATGTATCAAATGCAACACTTCCTCTTAAAACTATTATCGGTTTTGCAGCAATAGGAACTATATTTGCTTTTTTAACACTAAACCCACTATTAGAGTTTGTTACATCATTCGTGTACAATAGCGGATATTAA
- a CDS encoding NADH-quinone oxidoreductase subunit M has protein sequence MLDHILSILIFFPALAAVLGFVVHKDSMRSYGVAVATVEFALSLWLWFAFDSNVSGMQFMEQVALVPAFGINYIVGVDGISLFIIILASFFTMIGIASLTDTKDVKNMIITLLFLHMTMIGVFVALDAIVFYVFWELSLVPMLYIIGAWGGPRRIYASVKFFLYTFTGSLVMLVGMLFMAYFYYQATGQWSFAILDWYRLILPESFQLWLFVAFFFGFAIKVPMFPFHTWLPYAHGQAPTIGSVILAAILLKMGTYAFIRFSLPLFPDASVYFMYPIAVLAIIMIIYTAMVAYAQKDIKQVVAYSSVSHMGVIILGTFALNVEGITGSVFLMIAHGVVSGALFLLVGVIYDRRHTKLMSEFGGLAAVMPRYATIFGIMMMASVGMPLTINFVGEFLSLIGFYQQSHILTLLAGIAIIVGAIYMLAAYKKMFFGEVTKEENRNLPDVNKRELIALVPLVAITLWLGIYPKPLLEPINNSVEAVVQLMHEKSTTEEAKKRIPNLNILINKTSEKEAH, from the coding sequence ATGTTAGATCATATCTTATCGATTTTAATTTTCTTCCCGGCACTAGCAGCTGTGCTTGGATTCGTTGTTCATAAAGACAGTATGCGTTCATACGGTGTAGCAGTAGCTACAGTGGAGTTTGCGCTATCTCTATGGCTTTGGTTTGCTTTTGATTCAAATGTTTCTGGCATGCAGTTTATGGAGCAGGTAGCTCTTGTTCCAGCATTTGGAATTAACTATATTGTCGGTGTAGATGGTATATCACTATTTATTATTATATTAGCGTCATTTTTTACTATGATTGGGATTGCTTCGTTAACGGATACTAAAGATGTAAAAAATATGATAATCACACTTTTGTTTTTACATATGACAATGATAGGTGTATTTGTTGCTCTTGATGCTATTGTGTTTTATGTATTCTGGGAACTTTCACTAGTACCAATGTTATATATCATTGGTGCATGGGGTGGACCAAGAAGAATTTACGCTTCTGTTAAATTTTTCTTATATACATTTACAGGTTCACTTGTAATGCTAGTTGGTATGCTGTTTATGGCTTATTTTTACTATCAAGCAACAGGTCAATGGAGTTTTGCAATTCTTGATTGGTACCGTCTAATATTGCCTGAATCATTCCAGCTTTGGTTATTTGTAGCATTTTTCTTTGGTTTTGCAATCAAGGTTCCAATGTTTCCATTCCATACTTGGTTACCATACGCTCACGGTCAAGCACCAACTATTGGTTCTGTAATACTTGCGGCAATTTTACTGAAAATGGGTACATATGCTTTTATCCGTTTTTCGCTGCCACTTTTTCCAGATGCGTCAGTTTACTTCATGTACCCAATTGCAGTATTGGCAATTATTATGATTATCTACACTGCGATGGTAGCATACGCACAAAAAGATATTAAGCAGGTTGTTGCATACTCATCTGTATCTCATATGGGTGTAATTATCCTCGGTACATTTGCACTTAATGTTGAGGGAATTACAGGTTCAGTATTTTTAATGATTGCTCACGGTGTTGTCTCTGGTGCTCTGTTCTTGCTTGTAGGTGTTATTTATGACAGACGTCATACAAAACTTATGAGTGAATTTGGTGGACTTGCAGCAGTTATGCCTAGATATGCGACAATTTTTGGAATAATGATGATGGCTTCAGTTGGTATGCCGCTTACAATTAACTTTGTAGGTGAGTTTTTAAGTCTTATTGGTTTTTATCAACAGTCTCACATATTAACACTTCTAGCAGGTATCGCAATAATCGTAGGCGCTATCTACATGTTAGCGGCTTACAAAAAGATGTTTTTTGGTGAAGTTACAAAAGAGGAAAATAGAAATCTTCCAGATGTAAACAAAAGAGAGCTAATCGCTTTAGTTCCTTTAGTCGCGATAACTTTATGGCTAGGTATTTACCCTAAACCACTTTTAGAGCCTATCAATAATTCAGTTGAAGCAGTTGTTCAGTTAATGCATGAAAAATCTACAACTGAGGAAGCAAAAAAAAGAATACCAAATCTTAATATTCTAATTAATAAGACTTCTGAAAAGGAGGCACACTAA
- the nuoL gene encoding NADH-quinone oxidoreductase subunit L, with product MELFLYTALFSPLVGSMFAALFGASPKTKIAGIVPSILLGVSLLSSTILLVLVLSTGHTLHVEMMTWMATGDLYIPFGFVVDQVSVTMMMVVTLVSTVVHVYAIGYMDHDAGFNRFFAWLSAFVFSMMVLVMSDNFAGLFIGWEGVGLCSWGLIGFWYKKESATWAANEAFIMNRIADLGMLIGIFLVYWNTGTLQYDQAFAAMPSLESDVLTWMGIFLFIGAMGKSAQFPLHTWLADAMEGPTPVSALIHAATMVTAGVYLVVRANPLYDLIPHVGLFIASLGAFVAIFAASMALVNRDIKRVIAYSTLSQLGYMFVAAGLGAYWVALFHLMAHAFFKALLFLGAGNVMHAMDSELDPFKMGGLGKKMKASMIMMTLASVALAGIYPFAGFFSKDLILEVGFVEHHYIIYTVLLLTAGLTAFYSFRIIALIFHGEERYKLFGFHPHEAYKFMLVAMSPLLILAIIAGSFKMTYFEMVTYVLPATEYHVHSQLTYWIMTIGTQLFVIAAILFAYKKYTSRDIKVPDGTSKMEKSFAYKLLFNQYYIPYAYEEYIVKPYRELSDACWTKIDEKVVDASVDGIAHMFYSTGENTRAMQSGNLSTMLKWMVAGTVVLLSLAVVFGLAVRYSGEIKTILSGLGA from the coding sequence ATGGAACTATTTTTATATACTGCACTGTTCTCACCACTAGTTGGGTCTATGTTTGCTGCTCTTTTTGGTGCGTCACCAAAGACAAAAATAGCTGGAATTGTTCCAAGTATTCTTCTTGGTGTTTCTCTGCTGAGCAGTACAATCCTTCTTGTTCTGGTTCTTAGTACGGGGCACACTCTACATGTAGAGATGATGACTTGGATGGCAACCGGGGACTTATATATCCCATTTGGATTTGTAGTGGATCAAGTAAGCGTTACAATGATGATGGTCGTTACTTTAGTCTCAACCGTTGTACATGTATATGCAATCGGCTATATGGATCACGATGCAGGCTTTAACCGTTTCTTTGCTTGGTTGTCTGCATTTGTTTTTTCAATGATGGTTCTTGTAATGAGTGATAACTTTGCTGGTCTTTTCATCGGTTGGGAAGGTGTTGGTCTTTGTTCATGGGGTCTTATCGGTTTTTGGTATAAAAAAGAGAGCGCTACATGGGCTGCTAATGAAGCGTTCATTATGAACCGTATTGCTGACCTTGGAATGCTTATTGGTATTTTCTTAGTTTATTGGAATACAGGTACTCTTCAGTATGATCAAGCTTTTGCTGCTATGCCTTCTTTAGAGAGCGATGTTTTAACTTGGATGGGTATATTTTTGTTTATCGGTGCTATGGGTAAATCAGCTCAGTTTCCACTACATACATGGCTCGCAGATGCGATGGAAGGTCCTACTCCAGTTTCTGCACTAATTCACGCTGCTACTATGGTTACAGCCGGTGTTTATTTAGTTGTTCGTGCAAATCCGTTGTATGATTTAATTCCACATGTAGGGTTGTTTATAGCATCTCTTGGTGCTTTTGTTGCAATTTTTGCAGCATCAATGGCTCTTGTGAATCGTGACATTAAACGTGTTATTGCTTACTCAACTCTTTCTCAGCTTGGATATATGTTTGTTGCAGCAGGACTAGGTGCATACTGGGTTGCATTATTTCACCTTATGGCACACGCATTCTTTAAAGCATTACTATTTCTTGGTGCTGGTAATGTTATGCACGCTATGGATAGTGAACTTGATCCGTTTAAAATGGGTGGACTTGGCAAGAAGATGAAGGCTAGTATGATTATGATGACACTAGCATCAGTTGCTCTTGCTGGTATATATCCATTTGCTGGTTTCTTTTCAAAAGATTTAATCCTAGAGGTTGGTTTTGTTGAACATCACTATATCATCTATACAGTGCTACTATTAACTGCTGGTTTAACTGCATTTTATTCATTTAGAATTATTGCTTTAATTTTCCATGGTGAAGAGAGATATAAACTATTTGGTTTTCATCCGCATGAAGCATACAAGTTTATGCTCGTTGCTATGAGCCCACTTTTAATTCTTGCAATTATTGCAGGTTCGTTTAAAATGACATACTTTGAGATGGTTACATATGTACTTCCAGCTACAGAGTATCATGTCCATTCGCAATTGACATATTGGATTATGACCATTGGTACGCAACTTTTTGTAATTGCTGCAATCCTTTTTGCATATAAAAAATATACATCAAGAGATATAAAAGTACCTGATGGAACTTCTAAAATGGAAAAAAGTTTTGCATATAAACTTTTATTCAATCAATACTATATCCCTTATGCCTATGAAGAGTATATTGTTAAGCCATACAGAGAGTTGTCTGATGCATGTTGGACAAAGATTGATGAAAAAGTTGTTGACGCAAGTGTTGATGGAATAGCACATATGTTCTATTCAACTGGTGAAAACACAAGAGCAATGCAGAGTGGTAATCTATCAACTATGCTTAAATGGATGGTAGCAGGAACTGTTGTCTTGCTATCGTTAGCTGTAGTTTTTGGACTTGCAGTTAGATATTCTGGTGAAATCAAAACGATTTTATCAGGTTTAGGAGCTTAA
- the nuoK gene encoding NADH-quinone oxidoreductase subunit NuoK, producing MMEIGLNHYLVLSTILFAIGLIGVMRRKNLLMLFFATEILLNSVNISFAAISHFYGDLTGQMFAFFVIAIAASEVAVGLGLLIVWHKKHNNIDLDQMSMMRG from the coding sequence ATGATGGAAATTGGCTTAAACCACTATCTTGTTCTTTCAACAATTTTATTTGCTATAGGATTAATTGGTGTTATGAGAAGAAAAAATCTGCTTATGCTGTTTTTTGCAACTGAGATACTTCTCAACTCTGTTAATATTTCTTTTGCTGCGATTTCACACTTTTATGGTGATTTAACAGGACAGATGTTTGCATTTTTTGTAATAGCTATTGCTGCATCAGAGGTTGCTGTTGGACTTGGTCTACTTATTGTATGGCACAAAAAACACAACAATATTGACCTAGATCAAATGTCAATGATGAGAGGATAA
- a CDS encoding NADH-quinone oxidoreductase subunit J — protein MFEAIAFYLFAFLTISMFYITVTTSQALYALTALAAGMIFISAFFFILGADFLGAIQIVVYSGAVMALYAFGMMFFDTTREIKEKNGNKYIVTGLSILAALLVVAIFAGPIVSDNITALYPMTPGAGNTQEVGMVLFTKYLVPFEVAAVMLLVAMVAGIVLAGKKMDLSLTLMDEDEIRKMREEKNKKVLS, from the coding sequence ATCACGGTAACAACATCACAAGCATTGTATGCACTAACAGCGTTAGCAGCAGGAATGATTTTTATATCAGCATTTTTCTTTATTTTAGGTGCTGACTTTTTAGGTGCGATTCAAATCGTTGTTTACTCGGGTGCTGTAATGGCTCTTTACGCATTTGGTATGATGTTTTTTGATACTACTAGAGAGATAAAAGAGAAAAATGGCAATAAGTATATTGTTACAGGGTTAAGTATTTTAGCGGCATTATTGGTTGTTGCTATTTTTGCTGGTCCAATAGTTAGTGATAACATTACTGCTCTTTATCCAATGACCCCAGGTGCAGGAAATACTCAAGAGGTAGGTATGGTTTTGTTTACTAAGTATCTTGTTCCTTTTGAGGTTGCAGCTGTTATGCTTCTTGTTGCTATGGTTGCTGGTATTGTTTTAGCCGGTAAAAAAATGGATCTTTCATTGACTCTTATGGATGAAGATGAAATTCGAAAAATGAGAGAAGAAAAAAACAAAAAGGTGCTTTCATGA